In Brachybacterium fresconis, the genomic stretch GGCCGCGAAGACGCCCTCGATGATCCGCTCGCCGCGGGGGTGGTCGACCGCCTCGGGCAGGTGGCCGATGATGTCCTCGAAGCCGCGGATCGTGGCGGCGACCGCCTCCCGCATCTGGCCGATCTCGTACTCGTCCTTGACCAGTCGCTGCTCGCTGGCGGTCTCCTTCAGCGCGGCGTGGGCGGCAGCGGCCTCGTCCCCGCCCGGCAGGCCGTTCTGGGTGCGGATCTCGTCGACCATCGCCTCCACGGCGGCGTCCACGCCCGGCATGATCGACAGCGACAGCTGCGCGCCGACGTCCTTGGCGAGGTGGTCGCGCAGGTCGTCGATGTGGCGCACCTCGATGCCCAGACGCTGGGAGGCCTCGGCCAGCGTCGGACGGCGGCCCACCCACATCTCTCCGTAGCGCGCGTCGGCGTAGAACTCGGCGGTGTCGAAGCCCGCACGGGGGCGGAAGAAGTAGATCGCCTCCGACCGCTCGGGATCCTCCGCAGACGGCTCGACGACCAGAACGCTGTCGGGCTCCTCGTCGGTGCCCAGTCCGGCGTAGTACGCGAAGGCCGTGTCCGGGCGGAAGGGGTAGTCCGTGTCGTTGGAGCGGACCTTGAGCACACCGGCCGGCAGCACCAGCCGCGTCGCCGGGAGGGCGCGCACCAGCGCGTCACGACGAGCCGGGGTCGCGTCCGCGGCCGCGCGGCGCTCGGCGTCCGGAACCGTCTCGTCCCATCCGGAGGCGATGAACTCGCGGAACGCCGCATTGGTGGGGCGCTGACTGCGCGAGTCGCCGCGGGAGGCGAGGTCCTTGCTGAGGTCCTTGGGGCTGGTCTCGGTGTTCTCGGTGCTCACCCCTCGATGGTCTCACGCCGCGGTCTACGCTGGGCCTATGAGTGAGCGCATCGACCTGCACACCCACTCGTCCTGGTCGGACGGTACGTGCGGTGTCGACGAGCTGCTGCGCCGTGCCCGGCGGGCGCAGCTGGACGTCCTGGCCCTGACCGATCACGACACGATCGACGGCTGGGCGGAGCTGCCGCAGGCGGTCGCCGCGACCGGCGTCGCGGTGGTGCCCGGCATCGAGGTCTCCGCCGAGCACGAGAGCCTCAGCGTCCACGTGCTCGCCCTGCTGGTGGAGCCCGATGCGGACTCGGAGCTGGCCCGGGAGATGGCGCGGGCCCGCTGCTCCCGCGTCGAGCGGGCGCGGTCCATGGTCCAGCTGATCGCGGCCGACCACCCGATCACCTGGGAGGACGTGCGCGCCCAGGCCGCCGGGGAGACGACCGTGATCGGGCGCCCGCACATCGCCGACGCCCTCGTCGCCCGAGGGGCGATCCCGGACCGCTCGGCGGCGTTCCAGGAGATCCTGAGTCCCTCGGGGCCCTACTACGTGCCCTACTACGCGCCGGGCCCGGTGCAGGCCGTGCGGGCGATCCGGGAGGCCGGCGGGGTGGCGATCGTGGCGCACCCCGGATCGGTGACCCGCGATGCGGACCTGCCGGTGGATCTGCTCGAGGAGATGGTCGGCGCGGGCCTGGCCGGGATCGAGGTCGAGCATCGCGAGCACGACGAGGCCGAGCGAGCCCGGCTGCGGGACTTCGCCACCGCCCATGATCTGCTGATCACGGGCGGCAGCGACTACCATGGCGCGGGCAAACCCAACCGGCTCGGAGAGAACCTCACGCAGCCGGACGTCCTGGCCGCGATCACCCACCGCGCCACGAGCAGCACCGAGGTCATCCATCCGTGAACCTGGTCGACTTCAGCTTCCTCACGGGAGTATTCGTCACCCTCTTCGTCATCATCGATCCCCCGGGCACCGTCCCCATCTTCCTCTCGCTGACCAGCACCTTCACCGCGAAGCAGCGGTCTCGGGCCGCGCTGGTCGCGGTCGGCGTCGCGGTGCTGATCATCTCGGTGTTCGCCCTGTTCGGGCAGTTCATCCTCGACTACATGCACATCTCGCTGCCGGCGCTGCAGTTCTCCGGCGGTCTGCTGCTGCTGATCGTCGCCCTCCAGCTGCTGGCCGGCAAGGAGGACGAGATGGGGGCGAGCGAGGGCGTCAACGTGGCGCTGGTGCCGCTGGGCACCCCGCTG encodes the following:
- a CDS encoding aminopeptidase P family protein; this translates as MSTENTETSPKDLSKDLASRGDSRSQRPTNAAFREFIASGWDETVPDAERRAAADATPARRDALVRALPATRLVLPAGVLKVRSNDTDYPFRPDTAFAYYAGLGTDEEPDSVLVVEPSAEDPERSEAIYFFRPRAGFDTAEFYADARYGEMWVGRRPTLAEASQRLGIEVRHIDDLRDHLAKDVGAQLSLSIMPGVDAAVEAMVDEIRTQNGLPGGDEAAAAHAALKETASEQRLVKDEYEIGQMREAVAATIRGFEDIIGHLPEAVDHPRGERIIEGVFAATARADGNGVGYDTIAAAGDHACTLHWIRNDGRVRADELVLVDAGVEVDSLYTADVTRTLPVSGTFSPVQRRVYSAVLEAADAAFAVARPGLRFRELHAAAMEVLAGHLQQWGLLPGTAAESLAPEGQWHRRWMPHGTSHHLGMDVHDCAQARREMYLDAELETGMVFTIEPGLYFKENDLLVPEELRGIGVRIEDDVLVTADGVENLSAAAPRRPEDVEAWMAGLRR
- a CDS encoding MarC family protein, producing the protein MNLVDFSFLTGVFVTLFVIIDPPGTVPIFLSLTSTFTAKQRSRAALVAVGVAVLIISVFALFGQFILDYMHISLPALQFSGGLLLLIVALQLLAGKEDEMGASEGVNVALVPLGTPLLGGPGAIVAVMLFVQQTGGEAARIGSLVLAMVLLAATMYLAMRFAGVIARVLGDGGVTLVTRISGVLLAAISTQMIFDAVRAFLTEWGIVAG
- a CDS encoding PHP domain-containing protein; protein product: MSERIDLHTHSSWSDGTCGVDELLRRARRAQLDVLALTDHDTIDGWAELPQAVAATGVAVVPGIEVSAEHESLSVHVLALLVEPDADSELAREMARARCSRVERARSMVQLIAADHPITWEDVRAQAAGETTVIGRPHIADALVARGAIPDRSAAFQEILSPSGPYYVPYYAPGPVQAVRAIREAGGVAIVAHPGSVTRDADLPVDLLEEMVGAGLAGIEVEHREHDEAERARLRDFATAHDLLITGGSDYHGAGKPNRLGENLTQPDVLAAITHRATSSTEVIHP